The proteins below come from a single Prochlorococcus marinus str. MIT 9215 genomic window:
- the secA gene encoding preprotein translocase subunit SecA: protein MLKLLFGDPNTRKLKRYQPIVEEINFLEEEISQLTDDDLRKETQNLKSKISSELDFKKQKELLEEFLPKAFAIVREASKRVLDMRHFDVQLIGGMVLHECQIAEMKTGEGKTLVATLPCYLNALTGKGVHVVTVNDYLARRDAEWMGQVHRFLGLSVGLIQQDMNPVERKKNYDCDITYATNSELGFDYLRDNMATDVNEVVQRKFNYCVIDEVDSILIDEARTPLIISGQVERPQEKYQKAAQLSLKLVKAKELSKDGIDPEGDYEVDEKQRSCILTDQGFAKCEEYLGVNDLYNPKDPWAHYITNALKAKELFIKDVNYIIKNNEAVIVDEFTGRVMPGRRWSDGQHQAIEAKESLQIQPETQTLASITYQNFFLLYPGLAGMTGTAKTEEVEFEKTYKLESTVIPTNQLRKRKDWSDQVFKTEIGKWKAVAKETANIHRDGRPVLVGTTSVEKSELLSSLLSEEKIPHNLLNAKPENVEREAEIVAQAGRAGAVTIATNMAGRGTDIILGGNSDYMARLKLKEILIPLLVKPDNEHKPPIPKQRNSKSKGGFSKKASSKLKKNISNSSTSLFPCKLDEAIEKQLSLLSDELVKNWGDRQLSVLELDDRIATAAEKAPTDDDLIKLLRESLSAVKKEYEKVLTHEEEKVRKAGGLHVIGTERHESRRVDNQLRGRAGRQGDLGSTRFFLSLEDNLLRIFGGDRVANLMNAFRVDEDMPIESGMLTRSLESAQKKVETYYYDIRKQVFEYDEVMNNQRKAVYGERLRVLKGNDLKRQVIGYGERTMSEIVDAYINPDLPPEEWNIDQLISKVKEFIYLLDDLKSEDINLLSIEELKNYLQEQLRIAYDLKESQIEKIRPGLMREAERFFILQQIDNLWREHLQSMDSLRESVGLRGYGQKDPLIEYKNEGYDMFLEMMTNMRRNVIYSMFMFQPKTEVNEKK from the coding sequence ATGCTAAAACTTTTGTTTGGTGATCCGAATACACGAAAGTTAAAGCGCTATCAACCAATAGTGGAAGAGATAAATTTTTTAGAAGAAGAAATTTCTCAATTGACTGATGATGATCTAAGAAAAGAAACTCAAAATCTTAAATCAAAGATTTCATCAGAATTAGATTTTAAAAAACAAAAAGAACTCCTAGAAGAATTTCTTCCTAAAGCTTTTGCAATTGTAAGAGAAGCAAGTAAACGTGTTCTTGATATGAGACACTTTGATGTTCAGTTAATAGGTGGGATGGTTTTACATGAGTGTCAAATTGCTGAGATGAAGACAGGAGAGGGAAAAACTCTTGTCGCCACATTACCTTGTTATTTAAATGCTCTTACTGGAAAAGGTGTTCATGTTGTTACTGTAAATGATTATTTAGCTAGAAGAGATGCAGAGTGGATGGGACAAGTTCATCGTTTTTTAGGTTTATCCGTTGGGTTGATTCAGCAAGATATGAATCCAGTTGAGAGAAAGAAAAATTATGATTGTGATATAACTTATGCCACAAATTCCGAATTAGGATTTGATTATTTAAGAGATAATATGGCTACCGATGTTAATGAGGTAGTTCAAAGAAAATTTAATTACTGCGTAATTGATGAGGTTGATTCAATATTAATTGATGAAGCAAGAACTCCTCTAATCATTTCTGGCCAAGTTGAAAGACCTCAAGAAAAATATCAAAAAGCTGCTCAATTATCACTAAAATTAGTCAAAGCAAAAGAATTAAGTAAAGATGGTATTGATCCTGAAGGCGACTATGAAGTTGATGAAAAGCAGAGAAGTTGTATATTAACTGATCAGGGTTTTGCAAAATGTGAAGAGTATTTGGGAGTTAATGATTTGTATAATCCTAAAGATCCATGGGCGCACTACATCACTAACGCTTTAAAAGCCAAAGAATTATTTATTAAAGATGTGAATTATATTATTAAGAACAATGAGGCTGTGATAGTAGATGAATTCACTGGTAGGGTTATGCCAGGAAGGCGTTGGAGTGATGGACAACATCAGGCAATAGAAGCAAAAGAGAGTCTTCAAATTCAGCCTGAAACCCAAACATTAGCATCCATAACTTATCAGAATTTTTTCCTTTTATATCCTGGTTTAGCAGGAATGACTGGAACTGCAAAAACTGAGGAGGTTGAATTTGAAAAAACTTATAAATTAGAATCAACAGTCATACCTACGAATCAATTAAGAAAGAGAAAAGATTGGTCTGATCAAGTATTTAAGACAGAGATTGGTAAATGGAAAGCCGTTGCTAAAGAAACTGCAAATATTCATAGAGATGGTAGACCTGTTTTAGTTGGTACGACAAGTGTTGAAAAAAGTGAATTATTAAGTTCACTTTTATCTGAAGAGAAAATCCCCCATAATTTGTTAAATGCTAAGCCAGAGAACGTTGAACGTGAGGCGGAAATTGTCGCTCAGGCTGGAAGAGCTGGTGCTGTTACTATTGCGACAAATATGGCTGGGAGGGGAACAGATATAATTCTTGGCGGTAATAGTGACTATATGGCAAGGCTTAAATTAAAAGAAATTTTAATTCCTTTGTTAGTGAAGCCTGATAATGAGCATAAGCCACCAATCCCTAAACAAAGAAATTCAAAATCTAAGGGTGGTTTTTCTAAAAAAGCTAGTTCAAAGTTGAAAAAGAATATTTCAAATTCTTCAACTAGTCTTTTCCCTTGCAAACTTGATGAAGCAATTGAAAAGCAACTTTCTCTATTATCTGATGAACTTGTTAAAAATTGGGGAGATAGACAGCTTTCTGTATTGGAACTAGATGACAGAATAGCTACAGCTGCAGAAAAAGCACCAACTGATGATGACTTGATAAAGCTTTTGAGAGAATCTCTGTCTGCTGTAAAAAAAGAATATGAAAAAGTTTTGACTCATGAAGAAGAAAAAGTAAGAAAGGCTGGCGGTTTGCATGTCATTGGTACTGAAAGGCATGAATCAAGAAGAGTGGATAATCAACTTAGAGGTAGAGCAGGAAGACAAGGTGATCTTGGTAGTACAAGATTCTTTTTATCTTTAGAAGATAATTTATTAAGGATTTTTGGAGGAGATAGAGTAGCAAATCTAATGAATGCGTTTAGGGTTGATGAAGATATGCCTATTGAGTCAGGAATGCTTACTAGGTCTCTAGAAAGTGCTCAAAAGAAAGTTGAAACCTACTATTACGATATTAGAAAACAAGTGTTTGAATACGACGAGGTAATGAACAATCAAAGAAAGGCAGTTTATGGAGAAAGACTAAGAGTATTGAAAGGAAATGATTTAAAGAGACAAGTAATTGGATATGGAGAAAGAACAATGAGTGAAATTGTAGATGCTTATATTAATCCTGATCTTCCTCCTGAAGAATGGAATATTGATCAATTAATTTCTAAAGTTAAAGAATTTATATATTTATTAGATGATCTTAAATCTGAAGATATTAATTTACTGTCAATAGAAGAATTAAAAAACTATCTTCAAGAGCAGTTGCGAATTGCTTATGATTTAAAAGAATCACAAATAGAAAAAATTCGCCCAGGATTAATGAGAGAAGCTGAGAGATTTTTCATTTTGCAGCAAATCGATAATTTATGGCGAGAACATCTTCAATCCATGGATTCCTTGAGGGAATCAGTTGGATTGAGAGGTTATGGTCAAAAAGATCCTTTAATCGAATATAAAAATGAAGGGTATGACATGTTTCTCGAAATGATGACTAATATGAGGAGAAATGTTATTTATTCAATGTTTATGTTTCAACCT
- a CDS encoding GNAT family N-acetyltransferase has protein sequence MKEISIIKHAKGALGLRVFGLGPNLKPTNGLIKLQKLLDTNTFWAKNRKINDLKECLANSDVVISIWVGEEIVGFGRALTDGIYRGVLWDIVIDQNHQGKGFGSLIINNLLSSKKIKNTKKLYLMTTNKKLFYSHFDFDEVTSQNLLIREI, from the coding sequence ATGAAAGAAATATCTATAATTAAACATGCCAAAGGAGCTTTAGGGTTAAGAGTTTTTGGATTAGGTCCTAATCTTAAACCGACAAATGGATTAATTAAGCTACAAAAATTACTTGATACTAATACTTTCTGGGCAAAAAATAGAAAAATTAATGATCTAAAAGAATGCCTTGCTAACAGTGATGTCGTAATAAGTATTTGGGTTGGTGAGGAAATAGTTGGTTTTGGTAGAGCTTTAACCGATGGGATCTACCGCGGAGTTCTTTGGGATATTGTTATAGATCAAAATCACCAAGGGAAAGGATTTGGTTCATTAATTATAAACAATCTTTTATCTTCTAAAAAAATTAAAAATACAAAAAAATTATACTTAATGACGACAAATAAAAAATTATTCTATTCCCATTTTGATTTTGATGAAGTTACTTCTCAAAATTTATTAATTCGCGAAATATAA
- a CDS encoding nuclear transport factor 2 family protein gives MKRVISLDDLRELFTKPYGSDAPTKAKWAEFYNENVVFVDPTQETEGLDSYIKAQEKLVKRCDDVFLETHAISISGNCGFVEWTMGLKIMGKEFIYPGTTRLLFAENGLIKEHRDYFDFCGPTFGPVPILGPFIRWLYSKFVS, from the coding sequence ATGAAGAGAGTAATTTCTTTAGATGATTTAAGAGAATTATTTACTAAACCATATGGATCTGATGCCCCAACTAAAGCAAAATGGGCTGAATTTTATAATGAAAATGTTGTTTTTGTAGACCCTACGCAAGAAACAGAGGGATTAGATTCTTATATCAAGGCTCAAGAAAAGCTTGTTAAAAGATGTGATGACGTCTTTTTAGAAACTCATGCAATCTCCATAAGTGGAAATTGTGGTTTCGTTGAATGGACAATGGGTTTAAAAATTATGGGTAAAGAATTTATTTATCCAGGAACTACTCGTTTATTATTTGCTGAAAATGGATTAATCAAAGAACATAGAGATTATTTTGATTTTTGTGGGCCAACTTTTGGACCAGTTCCTATATTAGGGCCCTTTATTAGATGGCTTTATAGCAAATTTGTATCTTGA
- the ribH gene encoding 6,7-dimethyl-8-ribityllumazine synthase, translating into MTIFEGSFTNASTLKVGIVIARFNDLITNKILSGCLDCLKKHGLDTSELSNQVDIVWVPGSFELPIAAKTLMKKKSYDVVIALGAVIRGETSHYDVVISEASKGISQVSNENNVPIIFGVLTTDTLQQALERAGIKNNLGWNYALQAIEMGSLIKNLN; encoded by the coding sequence ATGACTATTTTTGAGGGTTCTTTTACAAATGCATCTACTTTAAAAGTCGGTATTGTAATAGCAAGATTTAATGATTTGATTACAAATAAAATATTATCTGGTTGTCTTGATTGTCTAAAAAAACATGGTTTAGATACTTCTGAATTAAGTAATCAAGTAGATATAGTTTGGGTTCCTGGTTCATTTGAATTGCCAATTGCAGCAAAAACCCTCATGAAAAAAAAGAGTTATGACGTTGTAATTGCCCTTGGGGCTGTAATCCGTGGTGAAACTTCTCACTATGATGTAGTTATATCAGAGGCGAGCAAAGGTATTTCACAAGTTTCAAATGAAAATAATGTTCCCATTATTTTTGGAGTTTTAACTACTGATACTCTGCAACAAGCTCTAGAAAGAGCAGGTATTAAAAATAATCTTGGTTGGAATTATGCTTTACAAGCAATTGAGATGGGATCTTTAATTAAAAATTTAAATTAA
- the psbZ gene encoding photosystem II reaction center protein PsbZ, with product MQAVNFFFVNALLFASLIAVVGVPVLYVTQPSTEEGQRESRRKIYSIAAVWVVLVFVTGIVSSLV from the coding sequence ATGCAGGCTGTTAACTTTTTCTTTGTAAATGCTCTACTATTTGCTTCTTTAATAGCGGTAGTTGGAGTACCCGTTTTATATGTGACTCAACCTTCTACTGAGGAAGGACAGCGAGAAAGTAGGAGAAAAATTTATTCTATTGCTGCTGTTTGGGTTGTTTTGGTTTTTGTTACAGGGATAGTTTCTTCATTAGTTTGA